In one Bosea sp. RAC05 genomic region, the following are encoded:
- a CDS encoding MFS transporter has product MTATTPPARIAQAAAMPVLIALSATHLLNDMMQSLIPAIYPIIKVAYGLDFGQIGLITLTFQITASLFQPLVGAYTDKNPMPYSMVVGMGFTLFGLIGLAYAGSYPLLLLSAGCVGLGSSIFHPEATRMARNASGGRHGLAQGIFQVGGQTGGALGPLLAAFIVVPRGQASLAWFSATALLAMVLMTWTAGRYAQLRRQQQAAAPSAKAKAAAAPPVRSAATVAVAVTILVILLFSKNAYSQSFSSFYTFYLIGKFGVSVQTSQIMLFLFLGSSAAGAIFGGILGDRIGRNKIIWFSILGALPFTLILPFADLFWTGVLTIMINLIMSSAFAAILVYAMELMPGRIGLVGGLFYGLSFGLGGIAAALLGELADRIGIASVYAICSFLPAIGLLAWFLPRLDSDGAPAPGH; this is encoded by the coding sequence ATGACCGCCACCACGCCCCCCGCCCGCATCGCCCAGGCTGCCGCCATGCCGGTGCTGATCGCGCTCAGCGCGACGCATCTGCTCAACGACATGATGCAGTCGCTGATCCCGGCGATCTACCCGATCATCAAGGTGGCCTATGGCCTCGATTTCGGGCAGATCGGCCTGATCACCCTGACCTTCCAGATCACGGCCTCGCTGTTCCAGCCCCTGGTCGGCGCCTATACCGACAAGAACCCGATGCCCTATTCGATGGTCGTCGGCATGGGTTTCACCCTGTTCGGGCTCATAGGCCTCGCCTATGCCGGCAGCTACCCGCTGCTGCTGTTGTCGGCGGGGTGCGTCGGGCTCGGCTCGTCGATCTTCCATCCCGAGGCGACGCGCATGGCGCGCAATGCGTCGGGCGGGCGGCACGGGCTGGCGCAGGGCATCTTCCAGGTTGGCGGCCAGACGGGCGGGGCGCTGGGGCCGCTGCTCGCCGCCTTCATCGTCGTGCCGCGCGGCCAGGCCAGCCTGGCCTGGTTCTCGGCCACGGCGCTGCTGGCGATGGTCCTGATGACCTGGACGGCGGGGCGCTATGCCCAGCTGCGGCGCCAGCAGCAGGCGGCCGCGCCCTCGGCCAAGGCGAAAGCCGCCGCGGCGCCCCCCGTGCGCTCGGCGGCGACGGTCGCCGTCGCGGTGACGATCTTGGTGATCCTGCTGTTCTCGAAGAACGCCTATTCGCAGAGCTTCAGCTCGTTCTACACCTTCTACCTGATCGGCAAGTTCGGGGTCAGCGTGCAGACCTCGCAGATCATGCTGTTCCTGTTCCTCGGCTCCTCGGCGGCCGGCGCGATCTTCGGCGGCATCCTCGGCGACCGGATCGGCCGCAACAAGATCATCTGGTTCTCGATCCTTGGGGCGCTGCCGTTCACGCTGATCCTGCCCTTCGCGGACCTGTTCTGGACCGGCGTGCTGACGATCATGATCAACCTGATCATGTCGAGCGCTTTCGCCGCGATCCTGGTCTACGCGATGGAGCTGATGCCGGGCCGGATCGGCCTCGTCGGCGGGCTGTTCTACGGTCTGTCCTTCGGGCTGGGCGGGATCGCGGCGGCGCTGCTCGGCGAACTGGCGGACCGCATCGGCATCGCCTCGGTCTATGCGATCTGCTCCTTCCTCCCGGCGATCGGCCTGCTCGCCTGGTTCCTGCCCCGTCTCGACTCCGACGGAGCGCCGGCCCCCGGGCACTGA
- a CDS encoding SEC-C metal-binding domain-containing protein, whose product MKRGVRIVHGDVELQEKLGRNDLCVCGSGRRFQEVLHAQRPLRRLRPG is encoded by the coding sequence GTGAAGCGCGGCGTCCGCATCGTCCATGGCGATGTCGAACTGCAGGAAAAGCTCGGCCGCAACGACCTCTGCGTCTGCGGCTCCGGGCGCAGATTTCAAGAAGTGCTGCATGCCCAGCGGCCGCTTCGACGGCTCCGACCGGGATGA
- a CDS encoding GIY-YIG nuclease family protein — protein MKQKGGWVYIMTNRPNGTLYIGVTSDLGRRVHEHREGLLPGFTRKHGLKRLVWYEWHDDIEAAIQRETSMKRWYRAYKTRTIMIRNPDWDDLCGELA, from the coding sequence ATGAAACAAAAGGGCGGCTGGGTCTACATCATGACGAACCGGCCCAACGGCACGCTCTACATCGGCGTGACGAGCGATCTCGGCCGGCGCGTCCATGAGCATCGTGAGGGCCTGTTGCCCGGCTTCACCCGGAAACATGGCCTCAAACGCCTCGTCTGGTACGAATGGCATGACGACATCGAGGCCGCGATCCAGCGCGAAACCTCGATGAAGCGCTGGTATCGCGCCTACAAGACCCGCACGATCATGATCCGGAATCCCGATTGGGACGATCTTTGCGGCGAACTTGCATGA
- a CDS encoding DUF2189 domain-containing protein: MDEIQSETRAAEPRRPDPVVRRIGVHEVVEAFVAGLRDFQAAPLFGLFFGGIYALGGLSILLSLTRFGMPYLAYPLAAGFVLIGPFVAVGLYEVSRRREAGETLAWGQVLGVVFAQGQREMGWMAFVTLFVMMMWLYQVRLLLALFLGFQSFASFAGFLTVITTTPEGLMFLAVGNLVGAVLAATLFSLTVISFPLLLDREVDFITAMITSVRAVATNPLPMLGFAAAIAALSFVAMLPLFLGLVVLLPVLGHATWHLYRRVVEPAA, translated from the coding sequence ATGGACGAGATCCAGAGCGAGACCAGAGCGGCGGAGCCGCGCCGGCCCGACCCGGTGGTGCGCCGCATCGGCGTGCATGAAGTGGTCGAGGCCTTTGTCGCCGGTCTCAGGGATTTCCAGGCGGCGCCGCTGTTCGGGCTGTTCTTCGGCGGAATCTATGCGCTGGGCGGGCTGTCGATCCTGCTGTCGCTGACGCGCTTCGGCATGCCCTATCTCGCCTATCCGCTCGCGGCGGGCTTCGTGCTGATCGGCCCCTTCGTGGCGGTGGGGCTCTACGAGGTGTCGCGGCGGCGCGAGGCGGGCGAGACGCTCGCCTGGGGCCAGGTGCTCGGCGTCGTCTTCGCGCAGGGCCAGCGGGAGATGGGCTGGATGGCCTTCGTCACGCTCTTCGTGATGATGATGTGGCTCTACCAGGTGCGGCTGCTGCTGGCGCTGTTCCTCGGCTTCCAGTCCTTCGCCAGCTTCGCCGGCTTCCTGACCGTGATCACCACGACGCCGGAGGGGCTGATGTTCCTGGCGGTGGGCAACCTCGTCGGCGCCGTGCTGGCGGCGACCCTGTTCTCGCTGACGGTGATCTCCTTTCCGCTGCTGCTCGACCGCGAGGTCGATTTCATCACGGCCATGATCACCAGCGTGCGGGCCGTGGCGACCAATCCGCTGCCGATGCTGGGCTTTGCGGCGGCGATCGCGGCTCTGTCCTTCGTGGCGATGCTGCCGCTCTTCCTCGGGCTCGTCGTGCTCCTGCCGGTGCTCGGCCATGCGACCTGGCATCTCTATCGGCGGGTGGTCGAGCCGGCGGCCTGA
- a CDS encoding nucleoside hydrolase: MREAILIDTDPGQDDAVALLLAFASRARLDLRAITTVAGNVPVAQTTANALRIRDLVGAAAAAVPVHAGAEGPLLFPLETAEFVCGPDGLAGADLPPPASTVTAGHAVEAIIALCRAAPADGVTLCPLGPLTNLALAFRLAPDILPRIRRIVLMGGALGLGNMTPAAEFNVHVDPHAAAIVFGCGRPIVMMGLGVTLQAIASPEQVARIGALGTASGRAVHGMLTRPRPGGLGTAGHPMHDPCVIAFLLWPELFAGRDCHVEIETGAGSLRGRTTIDWNGRLKREPNAHVVATVEATALFERMIERLATLP, encoded by the coding sequence ATGCGCGAAGCCATCCTCATCGACACCGACCCCGGCCAGGACGATGCCGTCGCGCTGCTGCTCGCCTTCGCGTCGCGCGCGCGGCTCGACCTGCGCGCCATCACCACCGTCGCCGGCAATGTCCCGGTGGCGCAGACCACCGCCAACGCCCTGCGCATCCGCGATCTCGTCGGGGCCGCGGCGGCGGCCGTCCCCGTCCATGCCGGCGCCGAGGGGCCGCTGCTGTTCCCGCTGGAGACGGCCGAATTCGTCTGCGGCCCCGACGGGCTCGCCGGGGCCGACCTGCCCCCGCCCGCGAGCACCGTCACGGCCGGCCATGCGGTCGAGGCGATCATCGCGCTCTGCCGCGCCGCGCCCGCAGACGGCGTCACGCTGTGCCCGCTGGGACCTCTGACCAATCTGGCGCTGGCCTTCCGCCTGGCGCCCGACATCCTGCCCAGGATCAGGCGCATCGTGCTGATGGGCGGGGCATTGGGGCTCGGCAACATGACGCCGGCGGCCGAGTTCAACGTTCATGTCGATCCCCATGCGGCGGCGATCGTCTTCGGTTGTGGCCGGCCGATCGTGATGATGGGGCTCGGCGTCACGCTGCAGGCGATAGCGAGTCCTGAGCAGGTCGCGCGGATCGGCGCGCTCGGCACGGCCAGCGGCCGGGCCGTCCATGGCATGCTGACGCGCCCGCGCCCGGGCGGGCTCGGCACGGCCGGGCATCCGATGCACGACCCCTGCGTCATCGCCTTCCTGCTCTGGCCGGAGCTGTTTGCGGGGCGCGACTGTCACGTCGAGATCGAGACCGGCGCAGGCTCCCTGCGCGGACGCACGACGATCGACTGGAACGGGCGGCTGAAGCGCGAACCTAACGCCCATGTCGTCGCCACCGTCGAGGCGACAGCGCTGTTCGAGCGGATGATCGAACGCCTCGCCACCCTGCCCTGA
- the ssb gene encoding single-stranded DNA-binding protein: MAGSVNKVILVGNLGRDPEVRRLGSGEPVVNLRIATSETWRDKQSGEKKERTEWHSVVIFNENLAKVAEQYLKKGSKIYIEGQLQTRKWQDQSGVEKYTTEIVLQRYRGELTILDSRGQGGSDEYGEGGGMMEDRSSGSSFGRSGPMGGGGGGSRQPAMAGGGGGASRSSSSHLDDDIPF; the protein is encoded by the coding sequence ATGGCTGGTAGCGTCAACAAGGTCATTCTGGTCGGCAATCTCGGGCGCGACCCGGAGGTCCGCCGCCTCGGCTCGGGCGAGCCGGTCGTCAATCTGCGCATCGCCACCTCGGAAACCTGGCGCGACAAGCAGTCGGGCGAGAAGAAGGAGCGCACCGAGTGGCACTCGGTCGTGATCTTCAACGAGAACCTCGCCAAGGTCGCCGAGCAGTATCTGAAGAAGGGCTCGAAGATCTATATCGAGGGCCAGCTCCAGACTCGCAAATGGCAGGACCAGTCGGGCGTCGAGAAATACACCACCGAAATCGTGCTGCAGCGCTATCGCGGCGAACTGACCATTCTCGACAGCCGCGGCCAGGGCGGCTCGGACGAGTATGGCGAGGGCGGCGGCATGATGGAGGATCGCTCCTCCGGCTCGTCCTTCGGCCGCTCGGGCCCGATGGGCGGCGGTGGCGGCGGTTCGCGCCAGCCGGCGATGGCCGGTGGTGGCGGCGGCGCCTCGCGCTCCTCCTCGAGCCATCTCGACGACGACATCCCGTTCTAG
- the uvrA gene encoding excinuclease ABC subunit UvrA — protein MFDEARRTDSRMITVRGAREHNLKNVDLAIPRDKLVVFTGLSGSGKSSLAFDTIYAEGQRRYVESLSAYARQFLEMMSKPDVDQIDGLSPAISIEQKTTSKNPRSTVGTVTEIHDYMRLLWARAGVPYSPATGLPIESQTVQQMVDRLTELPEKTRGYLLAPVVRGRKGEFRKEMAEWLKRGFQRVKINGEFVEIPDAPALDKKFKHDIDVVVDRLVIRPDLGARLADSLEQALDLTDGIAVFEYADEKEEDGSPRRIVFSSKFACPVSGFTIPEIEPRLFSFNNPFGACPACDGLGHEMRIDPDMIVPDSSLSLKKGAIAPWAKSTSPYYGQTLEALSRHLGFSMTKPWAELPDSAKISILYGTGAEPVRMAYNDGLRAYEVRKPFEGVITNMERRWKETESDWAREEIGRFMSETPCKACQGFRLKPEALAVKIDGCHIGEISRLSVKDALDWVSRLPLRLSQKQNEIAPRILKEIRDRLTFLLDVGLEYLTLARASGTLSGGESQRIRLASQIGSGLTGVLYVLDEPSIGLHQRDNERLLGTLRRLRDLGNTVIVVEHDEDAILTADYVVDVGPGAGIHGGRIVAQGTPQQILDNPDSLTGKYLTGEMSVAVPVRRRKAQKGRSLKIVGARGNNLKDVTVEIPLGLFTCITGVSGGGKSTLVIDTLYKAVARKLNGAIDHPAPHDRIEGIEHLDKVIDIDQSPIGRTPRSNPATYTGAFTPIRDWFSGLPEAKARGYQPGRFSFNVKGGRCEACQGDGVIKIEMHFLPDVYVTCDVCKGKRYDRETLEVKYRDHSIADVLDMSVEEAKDLFKAVPSIRDKMETLARVGLDYVKVGQQATTLSGGEAQRVKLSKELSKRATGRTLYILDEPTTGLHFHDVAKLMEVLHELVEQGNSVVVIEHNLEVVKTADWVIDMGPEGGDGGGVVVAEGTPEAIVKAGKGHTARFLKEVLERRPIAKGKAVAREAAE, from the coding sequence ATGTTCGACGAGGCCCGCCGCACCGACTCGCGCATGATCACCGTGCGCGGCGCCCGCGAGCACAATCTCAAGAACGTCGACCTCGCGATTCCGCGCGACAAGCTCGTCGTCTTCACCGGCCTGTCGGGCTCCGGCAAATCCTCGCTCGCCTTCGACACGATCTATGCGGAAGGCCAACGCCGCTATGTCGAGAGCCTCTCGGCCTATGCCCGCCAGTTCCTGGAGATGATGAGCAAGCCCGATGTCGACCAGATCGACGGGCTCTCGCCGGCGATCTCGATCGAGCAGAAGACGACCTCGAAGAACCCGCGCTCCACCGTCGGCACCGTCACCGAGATCCACGACTATATGCGCCTGCTCTGGGCGCGCGCCGGCGTGCCCTATTCGCCCGCGACCGGCCTGCCGATCGAGAGCCAAACCGTGCAGCAGATGGTCGACCGGCTCACCGAGCTGCCGGAGAAGACCCGCGGCTATCTGCTCGCCCCCGTGGTGCGCGGCCGCAAGGGCGAGTTCCGCAAGGAGATGGCGGAGTGGCTCAAGCGCGGCTTCCAGCGCGTCAAGATCAATGGCGAGTTCGTCGAGATTCCCGATGCGCCCGCGCTCGACAAGAAGTTCAAGCACGACATCGACGTCGTCGTCGATCGCCTTGTGATCAGGCCCGATCTCGGCGCCCGGCTCGCCGACTCGCTGGAGCAGGCGCTCGACCTCACCGACGGCATCGCCGTCTTCGAATATGCCGACGAGAAGGAGGAGGACGGCTCGCCGCGCCGCATCGTCTTCTCCTCGAAATTCGCCTGCCCGGTCTCCGGCTTCACGATTCCCGAGATCGAGCCGCGCCTGTTCTCCTTCAACAACCCCTTCGGCGCCTGCCCGGCCTGCGATGGTCTCGGCCACGAGATGCGCATCGACCCGGACATGATCGTCCCGGACTCATCCCTCAGCCTGAAGAAGGGCGCCATCGCCCCCTGGGCCAAATCGACCTCGCCCTATTACGGCCAGACGCTGGAGGCGCTGTCGCGCCATCTCGGCTTCTCGATGACCAAGCCCTGGGCCGAGCTTCCCGACAGCGCCAAGATCTCGATCCTCTACGGCACCGGCGCCGAGCCCGTCCGCATGGCCTACAACGACGGGCTGCGCGCCTATGAGGTGAGGAAGCCCTTCGAGGGCGTCATCACCAATATGGAGCGGCGCTGGAAGGAGACGGAGTCGGACTGGGCCCGCGAGGAGATCGGCCGCTTCATGTCCGAGACGCCCTGCAAGGCCTGCCAGGGCTTCCGCCTCAAGCCCGAGGCGCTCGCGGTCAAGATCGACGGCTGCCATATCGGCGAGATCTCGCGGCTCTCGGTCAAGGACGCGCTCGACTGGGTCTCGCGCCTGCCCTTGCGGCTCTCCCAGAAGCAGAACGAGATCGCCCCGCGCATCCTCAAGGAGATCCGCGACCGGCTGACCTTCCTGCTCGATGTCGGTCTCGAATACCTGACGCTGGCCCGCGCCTCGGGCACGCTCTCGGGCGGCGAGAGCCAGCGCATCCGGCTCGCCAGCCAGATCGGGTCGGGCCTCACCGGCGTGCTCTATGTGCTGGACGAGCCCTCGATCGGCCTGCACCAGCGCGACAATGAGCGGCTGCTCGGCACCTTGCGGAGATTGAGAGACCTCGGCAACACCGTCATCGTCGTCGAGCATGACGAGGACGCGATCCTTACCGCCGATTACGTCGTCGATGTCGGCCCCGGCGCCGGCATCCATGGCGGGCGCATCGTCGCCCAGGGCACGCCGCAGCAGATCCTCGACAACCCCGACTCGCTCACCGGCAAATACCTCACCGGCGAGATGTCGGTCGCGGTGCCCGTGCGCCGGCGCAAGGCGCAAAAGGGCCGCTCGCTCAAAATCGTCGGCGCCCGCGGCAACAACCTCAAGGATGTCACGGTCGAGATCCCGCTCGGGCTGTTCACCTGCATCACCGGCGTCTCCGGCGGCGGCAAGTCGACGCTGGTCATCGACACGCTCTACAAGGCGGTGGCGCGCAAGCTCAACGGCGCGATCGACCACCCCGCCCCGCATGACCGCATCGAGGGCATCGAGCATCTCGACAAGGTCATCGACATCGACCAGTCGCCGATCGGCCGCACCCCGCGCTCCAACCCCGCGACCTATACCGGCGCCTTCACGCCGATCCGGGACTGGTTCTCCGGCCTGCCCGAGGCCAAGGCGCGCGGCTACCAGCCGGGCCGCTTCTCGTTCAACGTCAAGGGCGGCCGCTGCGAGGCCTGCCAGGGCGACGGCGTCATCAAGATCGAGATGCACTTCCTGCCGGATGTCTACGTCACCTGCGACGTCTGCAAGGGCAAGCGCTACGACCGCGAGACGCTCGAGGTGAAATACCGCGACCACTCCATCGCCGATGTGCTCGACATGTCCGTGGAGGAGGCCAAGGATTTGTTCAAGGCCGTGCCCTCGATCCGCGACAAGATGGAGACGCTCGCCCGCGTCGGGCTCGACTATGTCAAGGTCGGCCAGCAGGCGACGACGCTCTCGGGCGGCGAGGCCCAGCGCGTGAAACTCTCAAAAGAGCTCTCCAAGCGCGCCACCGGCCGCACCCTCTACATCCTCGACGAGCCGACCACCGGCCTGCATTTCCACGACGTCGCCAAGCTGATGGAGGTGCTGCACGAGCTGGTCGAGCAGGGCAATTCCGTCGTCGTCATCGAGCACAACCTCGAAGTGGTGAAGACGGCCGACTGGGTGATCGACATGGGCCCCGAGGGCGGCGACGGCGGCGGCGTCGTGGTGGCCGAGGGCACGCCCGAGGCCATCGTCAAGGCCGGCAAGGGCCACACCGCCCGCTTCCTCAAGGAGGTGCTGGAGCGCCGGCCGATCGCGAAGGGCAAGGCGGTGGCGCGGGAGGCGGCGGAGTGA
- a CDS encoding pyridoxal-phosphate-dependent aminotransferase family protein, giving the protein MSVANGRHILAMPGPTNIPDRVLQAMMRPAEELASRTIIDLTESILADLKRVFRTTGETFVYAANGHGGWEAALTNVLSRGDKVLVLASGRFAIGWGEMAAFMGADVEVLPGSWRAAIDPAAVEARLRADDGHAIKAVLMVQIDTASGVVNDVPAVRRAIDAAGHPALFMVDGVASVGCMPFEMDAWGVDIAMSASQKGLMTSPGLAFVAANAKAIAAHQTATMKTLYWDWSFRMNTLAYMKHCGTAPEHLLFGLRAALDMIFEEGLEAVWERHRLLAGATHAAVSRWAEGQAVTFNITDPLQRAPSVTPILVQGVESSVITDFARDIGGVSLGLGIGELSGKAFRIAHMGHVNAPMVLGTLGVVEMALQAKGIPHGSGGVDAAVAYLGAATA; this is encoded by the coding sequence ATGAGCGTCGCCAACGGCCGGCACATCCTCGCGATGCCGGGGCCGACCAATATTCCCGACCGCGTGCTGCAGGCGATGATGCGCCCGGCCGAGGAACTCGCCTCGCGGACGATCATCGATCTCACCGAGTCCATCCTCGCCGATCTCAAGCGCGTCTTCCGGACGACGGGCGAAACCTTCGTCTACGCCGCCAATGGCCATGGCGGCTGGGAGGCGGCGCTGACCAACGTGCTGTCGCGCGGCGACAAGGTGCTGGTGCTGGCGAGCGGGCGCTTCGCCATCGGCTGGGGCGAGATGGCGGCCTTCATGGGCGCCGATGTCGAGGTGCTGCCGGGGAGCTGGCGCGCCGCGATCGACCCCGCCGCCGTCGAGGCCAGACTGCGCGCCGATGACGGGCACGCCATCAAGGCCGTGCTGATGGTGCAGATCGACACCGCTTCCGGCGTCGTCAACGACGTCCCGGCCGTGCGCCGCGCCATCGATGCAGCCGGCCACCCGGCCCTGTTCATGGTCGATGGCGTGGCCTCCGTCGGCTGCATGCCCTTCGAGATGGACGCCTGGGGCGTCGACATCGCCATGTCGGCCTCGCAGAAGGGGCTGATGACCTCGCCGGGGCTGGCCTTCGTCGCCGCCAACGCCAAGGCGATCGCCGCGCACCAGACCGCGACGATGAAGACGCTCTACTGGGACTGGTCGTTCCGGATGAACACGCTCGCCTATATGAAGCACTGCGGCACGGCGCCGGAGCATCTGCTCTTCGGGCTGCGCGCGGCGCTCGACATGATCTTCGAGGAAGGGCTCGAGGCCGTCTGGGAGCGCCACCGCCTGCTCGCCGGCGCGACCCATGCCGCCGTCTCGCGCTGGGCCGAGGGCCAGGCCGTGACCTTCAACATCACCGATCCGCTCCAGCGCGCCCCCTCGGTGACGCCGATCCTGGTCCAGGGCGTCGAGTCGAGCGTGATCACCGACTTCGCCCGCGACATCGGCGGCGTCTCGCTCGGCCTCGGCATCGGCGAACTCAGCGGCAAGGCCTTCCGCATCGCCCATATGGGCCATGTCAACGCGCCGATGGTGCTGGGCACGCTCGGCGTCGTCGAGATGGCGCTGCAGGCCAAGGGCATCCCCCATGGCTCGGGCGGCGTCGATGCGGCGGTGGCCTATCTCGGCGCGGCGACGGCCTGA
- a CDS encoding DinB family protein, translating to MDELRPYRAMAFNNLWANHRLLTACAALSRAEWVAPRTGFFPSLRATLNHILIIDHFYVDAMEGGTLGPAAWANREPCATLPELQAAQEAMDRRLIAVVEAAVGEEPDKGGLARIVSVHRGARIQRERLDRLLLHLFQHQIHHRGQAHAMLSGASVAPPQLDEFFSVGEADLRAGEFAALGLSEARVWGEGG from the coding sequence ATGGACGAACTGCGACCCTATCGCGCGATGGCTTTCAACAACCTCTGGGCCAATCACCGGCTGCTGACCGCCTGTGCGGCGCTCTCGCGGGCCGAGTGGGTGGCGCCGCGCACCGGGTTCTTCCCGAGCCTGCGGGCGACGCTGAACCACATCCTGATCATCGACCATTTCTATGTCGACGCGATGGAGGGCGGCACGCTCGGCCCCGCCGCCTGGGCGAACCGCGAGCCCTGTGCGACCCTGCCCGAGCTTCAGGCTGCGCAGGAGGCGATGGACCGGCGGCTGATCGCGGTGGTCGAGGCGGCGGTGGGTGAGGAGCCGGACAAGGGCGGGCTGGCGCGGATCGTCAGCGTGCATCGCGGCGCCCGCATCCAGCGCGAGCGGCTCGACCGGTTGCTGCTGCATCTGTTCCAGCACCAGATCCATCATCGCGGCCAGGCCCATGCCATGCTCAGCGGCGCATCGGTGGCGCCGCCGCAGCTCGACGAGTTCTTCTCGGTGGGCGAGGCCGATCTGCGGGCTGGCGAGTTCGCGGCGCTGGGGCTGAGCGAGGCGCGGGTGTGGGGCGAGGGCGGCTGA